The following are encoded in a window of Cydia strobilella chromosome 1, ilCydStro3.1, whole genome shotgun sequence genomic DNA:
- the LOC134745888 gene encoding uncharacterized protein LOC134745888, with product MSQMLPEGGEVMRRVACADVCPAPLAPPAPLHPANRPSENKELLRQQLLSASKARADKGEQPKPKHRSRQKNRWKLKFHHQALPQEYLDHYEQSLQKVNKTKNPEKPKAEPIDLNNITNETFKIWAQRLAGIQNETGTLTVPNMAKAPKKDEKKKNPAIAPSKIVTYEDLPYMGEMTLNNSKPRRGRKPKKADICHLIYENYGTVVPGQPPPQVERNQLSLCPPLRSDGLSTSKTDLQNKIISNLLERKLSQENKKRLETLTPPQFASPDEPMPEAPVTIAGPLHSDEEPLNLCIRDLHELKIQIQKKFGNIYMSLPEVKTEPETEIMEDKEQPNAISVIQRNTNLPATASSSPDLSRLNRNVSPTLSEPAQSTATPDGDGKFPGYVYWPNAGIYMHPLALQTQLLYYQRLAASGQLPFSPEEQERLSTPSSVSESISTEPSPPVEDNKNKLVLKQISELLDPNVIKKTEESKNPDLVKMKRSSPNPVPVQAPVKRKRSAIFIPPVPTKTNSTTPTTEVSICKFKFTGGSKPSLQEKKMLSVDSGGNFRYYSGTGNKGNKGYDYLHRDSNQGRAQLAEASVSSRPKIEAPATASSKEDLSKRKRKSRKSLQREKLEQTFKEKGFLIQTQQLQSAEGATYCKFRQLRKFTRYLFRSWKDYLPGELDERTGEAVNPQPSPSEGPASEWG from the exons ATGTCACAAATGCTGCCCGAAGGCGgag AAGTGATGCGCCGCGTGGCGTGCGCTGACGTGTGTCCCGCGCCGCTCGCGCCGCCTGCGCCGCTTCATCCCGCCAATAG ACCATCAGAAAATAAGGAGTTACTCCGGCAGCAGCTACTTTCAGCGAGTAAAGCGCGCGCTGACAAGGGTGAGCAGCCCAAGCCCAAGCACCGCAGCCGCCAGAAGAACCGATGGAAGCTCAAGTTCCACCACCAGGCCCTTCCCCAAGAGTACCTCGACCACTACGAGCAGAGCCTCCAAAAAGTCAATAAAACCAAGAACCCGGAGAAACCTAAAGCGGAACCCATCGATCTCAATAACATCACAAACGAAACCTTCAAAATATGGGCGCAAAGGTTAGCGGGCATTCAGAATGAGACTGGGACTTTAACTGTACCAAACATGGCTAAAGCACCTAAAAAGGACGAGAAGAAGAAAAATCCGGCCATCGCTCCGAGTAAGATTGTCACTTACGAAGATCTGCCGTACATGGGGGAAATGACGCTAAATAATTCCAAGCCTAGAAGAGGCCGCAAACCCAAGAAGGCAGACATTTGCCATCTCATTTATGAAAACTACGGGACTGTTGTACCCGGACAACCTCCGCCTCAGGTGGAGAGAAATCAGCTTAGTTTGTGTCCACCGTTACGAAGTGACGGATTAAGTACATCCAAAACCGACTTACAGAACAAAATAATCTCAAACTTGTTGGAAAGGAAGCTGTCACAGGAAAATAAGAAAAGATTAGAAACTCTGACGCCGCCACAGTTCGCCAGTCCAGACGAGCCGATGCCCGAAGCCCCCGTCACTATCGCCGGTCCCTTGCACAGCGACGAGGAGCCTCTCAATCTTTGCATAAGAGATCTGCACGAGCTGAAGATTCAAATTCAAAAGAAATTCGGCAATATTTATATGTCACTACCTGAAGTAAAGACTGAACCTGAAACTGAAATAATGGAGGATAAAGAACAGCCCAATGCCATATCTGTAATTCAAAGGAATACTAATCTTCCTGCTACAGCTAGCAGTTCACCCGACCTGTCACGGCTGAACCGGAACGTGTCCCCGACGCTATCGGAACCTGCTCAATCAACGGCGACTCCCGATGGGGACGGAAAGTTCCCCGGCTACGTGTACTGGCCTAACGCGGGCATATACATGCACCCTTTAGCCCTACAGACGCAACTCCTCTACTATCAGAGGCTAGCGGCGTCGGGCCAGCTGCCGTTCTCACCTGAAGAACAAGAGAGGTTATCTACTCCGAGTAGTGTAAGCGAAAGCATATCTACGGAACCTTCACCACCGGTAGAAGATAACAAgaataaattagttttaaaacaaatttcagAGTTACTAGACCCTAACGTAATAAAGAAAACCGAGGAATCTAAAAACCCCGATTTGGTTAAGATGAAGAGGTCATCTCCAAATCCCGTACCAGTGCAGGCGCCGGTCAAGCGAAAGAGGTCGGCGATCTTCATTCCTCCAGTACCAACCAAGACTAATTCCACGACGCCAACTACAGAAGTCAGCATctgcaaatttaaatttactgGGGGATCAAAGCCCTCCTTACAAGAAAAAAAGATGCTTTCCGTAGATTCTGGAGGGAATTTCAGATACTACAGTGGAACAGGCAACAAAGGGAATAAGGGTTATGATTACTTGCATAGAGACTCCAATCAGGGTCGAGCTCAGTTAGCCGAAGCCTCTGTCTCAAGTCGGCCTAAAATCGAGGCACCGGCGACTGCTTCGAGTAAAGAAGACTTGAGTAAGAGGAAGAGAAAATCCCGGAAAAGTCtacagagggagaagctggagCAAACCTTTAAGGAAAAAGGTTTTTTGATTCAAACCCAGCAACTGCAGTCAGCGGAAGGCGCCACATATTGCAAGTTCAGGCAACTCCGGAAATTTACGAGATATCTGTTTAGGAGTTGGAAAGATTATTTGCCAGGCGAGTTGGATGAGAGGACAGGTGAAGCTGTGAACCCGCAGCCGTCCCCTTCAGAAGGGCCTGCCAGTGAGTGGGGGTAA